The following are encoded together in the Microbacterium hatanonis genome:
- a CDS encoding sensor histidine kinase, translated as MAWLSESERRARTRDDTRDRSILLNQTLLAGVGLVAMGVVILIGQVVDTTTFVLGSSLLFGATAAAILIPWHRLPVWTVAVLPFADILALALLRASAPNGGLGLLWAFPAMWIGAMFGVAGVVVGTVLVAALFWFMTAVDPTQNFSASTVLLPLVVGALATISFLGARRADAQRQLLEKQSRHLGRSVDRARRQEDLVTEVLDAVDFGVIRITAEGELVVTNEAHAQLQGGAAEDAAGAVAYAADGVTPLDPADVPIARAREGDTFENRVVWYGEPGSGRRALTVTARRLTEIDGSNAGVIVVSRDVTAEEQALRAREDLVASVSHELRTPLTSIIGYLELALDRDDLPGDSRRDLEVAERNAARLLELVADILSVSSLARPGGGVTLDPAPADLAVIVHAAVEAELPKAADRRISIDTTFVASTLAVVDAQRIRQVIDNLIDNAVKYNSDGGKVFVELDRDDDRIRIAVRDDGPGISEGERSHLFERFFRSDAVRNSTTHGSGLGLAISEDIVHRHGGEISVDTRLGEGATFTVWLPATGESAS; from the coding sequence ATGGCCTGGTTGTCGGAGAGCGAGCGGCGTGCGCGCACGCGCGACGACACCCGTGACCGCTCGATCCTGCTGAACCAGACCCTCCTCGCCGGAGTCGGTCTCGTCGCCATGGGCGTCGTGATCCTCATCGGGCAGGTCGTGGACACCACCACGTTCGTTCTCGGCTCCTCGCTCCTGTTCGGTGCGACGGCGGCCGCGATCCTCATCCCCTGGCACCGGCTGCCGGTGTGGACGGTCGCCGTCCTTCCGTTCGCCGACATCCTGGCGCTGGCGCTCCTGAGGGCGAGCGCCCCGAACGGGGGACTCGGGTTGCTCTGGGCCTTCCCCGCGATGTGGATCGGGGCGATGTTCGGCGTCGCCGGTGTCGTCGTCGGCACGGTGCTCGTCGCAGCGCTCTTCTGGTTCATGACCGCGGTCGATCCGACGCAGAACTTCAGCGCGTCCACGGTCCTCCTGCCTCTCGTGGTGGGAGCACTGGCGACCATCTCGTTCCTGGGCGCTCGTCGCGCCGACGCGCAGCGGCAGCTGCTCGAGAAGCAGTCGCGGCATCTCGGGCGCTCGGTCGATCGGGCGCGCCGGCAGGAGGACCTCGTCACCGAGGTGCTCGACGCCGTCGACTTCGGCGTGATCCGCATCACCGCCGAGGGGGAGCTCGTCGTCACCAATGAGGCCCACGCGCAGCTGCAGGGGGGTGCGGCCGAGGACGCCGCCGGCGCCGTGGCGTACGCGGCGGACGGGGTGACCCCGCTCGACCCCGCGGACGTCCCGATCGCACGCGCCCGCGAGGGCGACACGTTCGAGAATCGAGTGGTCTGGTACGGCGAACCGGGTTCGGGGCGGCGCGCGCTCACGGTCACCGCCCGCCGACTGACCGAGATCGACGGGTCGAACGCGGGGGTGATCGTTGTCTCGCGCGACGTCACCGCCGAGGAGCAGGCACTGCGCGCCCGTGAGGATCTCGTCGCGTCGGTGTCGCACGAGCTGCGTACCCCGCTCACGTCGATCATCGGATACCTCGAGCTGGCCCTTGACCGCGACGACCTCCCCGGCGACTCGCGGCGCGATCTCGAGGTCGCCGAACGCAACGCCGCGCGCCTGCTCGAGCTCGTAGCCGACATCCTCTCGGTGTCGTCCCTCGCGCGTCCGGGGGGCGGTGTCACACTCGACCCCGCCCCGGCCGATCTCGCCGTGATCGTTCACGCGGCCGTCGAGGCGGAGCTCCCCAAAGCCGCCGACCGACGCATCTCGATCGACACGACCTTCGTCGCCTCGACCCTCGCCGTCGTCGACGCGCAGCGCATCCGGCAGGTCATCGACAATCTGATCGACAATGCGGTGAAGTACAACTCCGACGGCGGAAAGGTCTTCGTCGAGCTCGATCGTGACGACGACCGGATCCGCATCGCGGTCCGCGACGACGGCCCCGGCATCTCCGAGGGCGAGCGTTCCCACCTGTTCGAACGGTTCTTCCGCTCCGACGCCGTCCGCAACTCCACCACCCATGGCAGCGGATTGGGTCTGGCGATCAGCGAAGACATCGTGCACCGCCACGGCGGGGAGATCTCCGTCGACACGCGCCTGGGGGAGGGAGCGACCTTCACGGTCTGGCTCCCCGCGACGGGGGAGTCGGCTTCATGA
- a CDS encoding response regulator transcription factor, with protein sequence MPSPRVAVIIEDDADIRSLISAVLQGSGFDVHTATGGIEGVEKVRAEHPVLTTLDVSMPGIDGFETARRIRAFSDTRIVMVTARADEEHARLGREAGADDYLTKPFRPRDLRARVDALLADRHDD encoded by the coding sequence ATGCCCAGCCCCCGCGTCGCGGTCATCATCGAAGACGATGCCGACATCCGCTCGCTCATCTCGGCCGTCCTTCAGGGATCCGGCTTCGACGTCCACACCGCTACCGGCGGGATCGAGGGCGTCGAGAAGGTGCGGGCGGAGCATCCGGTCCTCACCACCCTCGACGTCAGCATGCCCGGCATCGACGGATTCGAGACCGCGCGCCGCATCCGGGCCTTCAGCGACACCCGCATCGTCATGGTGACGGCACGGGCCGACGAGGAGCACGCACGGCTCGGCCGCGAAGCCGGCGCCGACGACTACCTCACCAAACCGTTCCGGCCGCGCGACCTGCGGGCCCGCGTCGACGCCCTGCTCGCCGACCGCCATGACGACTGA
- the coaE gene encoding dephospho-CoA kinase, with product MPLIALTGGIASGKSTVASRLASHGAVVVDADAVVRDVQSPGSPVLGEIEKEFGHRMLRPDGSLDRAALGAVVFGDPDRLARLNAIVHPAVRDESQRRFREAASADPRAVVVYDVPLLAETRASDPWDLVVVAHAPVEVRVARLRDHRGMSEADARARIAVQASDEERLRLADVVIDTDGPLSQTEAQTDELWARLTAEA from the coding sequence ATGCCATTGATCGCGCTCACCGGCGGCATCGCGTCGGGGAAATCGACCGTCGCCTCACGACTCGCCTCCCACGGCGCCGTGGTGGTCGACGCGGACGCCGTCGTCCGCGACGTGCAGTCGCCCGGATCCCCGGTGCTGGGAGAGATCGAGAAGGAGTTCGGGCATCGCATGCTGCGCCCCGACGGTTCGCTCGACCGCGCGGCGCTCGGAGCGGTCGTCTTCGGCGACCCCGATCGACTCGCTCGGCTCAACGCGATCGTGCACCCCGCGGTGCGCGACGAGTCGCAGCGCCGGTTCCGCGAGGCGGCCTCCGCCGACCCGCGAGCCGTCGTCGTGTACGACGTGCCGCTCCTGGCCGAGACGCGCGCCTCGGATCCGTGGGATCTCGTCGTGGTCGCCCACGCGCCGGTGGAGGTGCGTGTGGCACGCCTGCGGGACCACCGCGGGATGAGCGAGGCCGACGCGCGCGCCCGCATCGCGGTCCAGGCGTCCGACGAGGAACGCCTGCGGCTCGCCGACGTGGTCATCGACACCGACGGTCCGCTCTCGCAGACCGAGGCGCAGACCGACGAACTCTGGGCGCGACTGACGGCCGAGGCGTAA
- the uvrB gene encoding excinuclease ABC subunit UvrB — MQATRSVRPFEVVSEYVPSGDQPQAIAQLAARINAGETDVVLLGATGTGKSATTAWLVEAVQRPTLVLAHNKTLAAQLANEFRELMPNNAVEYFVSYYDYYQPEAYVPQTDTFIEKDSSVNAEVERLRHSTTNSLLSRRDVIVVSTVSCIYGLGAPEEYLRAMVALQVGERYDRDALIRKFISMQYNRNDVDFSRGNFRVRGDTIEIIPVYEEYAIRIEMFGDEIEALYMLHPLTGDIAQKMDSVPIFPASHYVAGTDKVQRAIGTIEDELADRLKEFERQGKLLEAQRLRMRTTFDLEMLQQLGFCSGIENYSRHLDARPPGAPPHTLLDFFPDDFLLVIDESHVTVPQIGAMYEGDASRKRTLVEHGFRLPSAMDNRPLRWDEFKERIGQAVYLSATPGRYEMGIADGVVEQIIRPTGLVDPQIVLKPSKGQIDDLLEQIRIRVERDERVLVTTLTKKMSEELTDFLGEHGVRVRYLHSDVDTLRRVELLTELRAGVYDVLVGINLLREGLDLPEVSLVAILDADKEGFLRSGTSLIQTIGRAARNVSGEVHMYADRMTDSMTKAIEETERRRDIQIAYNLERGIDPQPLRKKIADITDVLAREASDTQELLSGRASARNKSGKGKSPTPQLRRTGIAAEGANQLEATIEDLSNQMLAAAAELKFELAGRLRDEVQDLKKELRAMERAGHA, encoded by the coding sequence ATGCAGGCCACCCGTTCCGTCCGCCCTTTCGAGGTCGTCAGCGAATACGTTCCCTCCGGCGACCAGCCGCAGGCCATCGCCCAGCTCGCCGCGCGCATCAACGCGGGCGAGACCGACGTCGTGCTCCTCGGCGCCACCGGTACCGGTAAGTCCGCGACGACGGCCTGGCTCGTCGAAGCCGTCCAGAGGCCCACGCTCGTGCTCGCGCACAACAAGACCCTCGCCGCGCAGCTGGCCAACGAGTTCCGCGAGCTGATGCCGAACAACGCGGTCGAGTACTTCGTCTCGTACTACGACTACTACCAGCCCGAGGCCTACGTCCCGCAGACCGATACGTTCATCGAGAAAGACTCCTCGGTCAACGCCGAGGTCGAGCGCCTCCGTCACTCGACGACGAACTCGCTGCTCTCACGGCGCGACGTGATCGTGGTCTCGACGGTGTCGTGCATCTACGGCCTCGGCGCGCCCGAGGAATACCTCCGCGCGATGGTCGCCCTGCAGGTGGGGGAGCGCTACGACCGCGACGCCCTCATCCGCAAGTTCATCTCGATGCAGTACAACCGCAACGACGTCGACTTCTCCCGTGGCAACTTCCGGGTGCGCGGCGACACGATCGAGATCATCCCCGTGTACGAGGAGTACGCGATCCGCATCGAGATGTTCGGTGACGAGATCGAAGCGCTCTACATGCTGCACCCGCTCACCGGCGACATCGCGCAGAAGATGGACTCCGTGCCGATCTTCCCGGCGTCGCACTACGTCGCCGGCACCGACAAGGTGCAGCGTGCGATCGGCACGATCGAAGACGAGCTCGCCGACCGGTTGAAGGAGTTCGAGCGACAGGGCAAGCTGCTCGAGGCGCAGCGTCTGCGCATGCGCACGACGTTCGACCTCGAGATGCTGCAGCAGCTCGGTTTCTGCTCGGGCATCGAGAACTACTCGCGCCACCTCGACGCCCGTCCGCCGGGTGCTCCGCCCCACACGCTGCTCGACTTCTTCCCCGACGACTTCCTTCTCGTGATCGACGAGTCGCACGTGACCGTGCCGCAGATCGGGGCCATGTACGAGGGCGACGCCTCGCGCAAGCGCACGCTGGTCGAGCACGGCTTCCGTCTTCCCAGCGCCATGGACAACCGCCCGCTCCGGTGGGACGAGTTCAAAGAGCGCATCGGGCAGGCCGTCTACCTGTCGGCGACCCCGGGTCGCTACGAGATGGGGATCGCCGACGGCGTGGTCGAGCAGATCATCCGACCGACGGGACTCGTCGATCCGCAGATCGTCCTGAAGCCGTCGAAGGGGCAGATCGACGATCTGCTCGAGCAGATACGCATCCGCGTCGAGCGCGACGAGCGCGTGCTGGTGACGACCCTGACGAAGAAGATGTCCGAAGAGCTCACCGACTTCCTCGGCGAGCACGGGGTGCGCGTGCGGTACCTCCACTCCGACGTCGACACGCTGCGTCGTGTCGAGCTGCTCACCGAGCTGCGCGCCGGCGTCTACGACGTGCTCGTCGGCATCAACCTGCTGCGCGAAGGCCTCGACCTCCCCGAGGTCTCGCTCGTGGCGATCCTCGACGCCGACAAGGAGGGGTTCCTCCGCAGCGGCACGTCGCTCATCCAGACGATCGGCCGTGCGGCGCGCAACGTCTCGGGCGAGGTGCACATGTACGCCGACCGCATGACCGACTCCATGACGAAGGCGATCGAGGAGACCGAGCGTCGTCGCGACATCCAGATCGCGTACAACCTCGAGCGCGGCATCGATCCGCAGCCGCTGCGCAAGAAGATCGCCGACATCACCGACGTCCTGGCGCGCGAGGCCTCCGACACCCAGGAGCTCCTCTCCGGGCGCGCGTCCGCGCGCAACAAATCGGGCAAGGGCAAGTCTCCGACACCGCAGCTGCGGCGCACGGGAATCGCGGCGGAGGGTGCCAACCAGCTCGAGGCGACGATCGAAGATCTGTCGAATCAGATGCTGGCCGCGGCCGCCGAGCTCAAGTTCGAGCTGGCCGGCCGACTCCGCGACGAGGTGCAAGACCTCAAGAAGGAGCTCCGTGCGATGGAGCGGGCCGGTCACGCCTGA
- a CDS encoding MarR family winged helix-turn-helix transcriptional regulator produces MDADEMLRLDNQLCFAIVTAARNVVSIYRPVLEPLGLTHPQYLVMLALWEESPRSLGDLAAELAMEPATLSPLVKRLEAQGRISRTRRGDDERVLDISLTAEGRALREQALEVPGRIMRSVGMDAAQLTAVRDGLAPFAGRR; encoded by the coding sequence ATGGATGCGGACGAGATGCTCAGGCTCGACAACCAGCTGTGCTTCGCCATCGTCACGGCCGCCCGCAACGTCGTGTCGATCTACCGTCCCGTGCTCGAGCCGCTCGGTCTGACGCATCCGCAGTACCTCGTGATGCTCGCGCTCTGGGAGGAGTCGCCCCGCTCACTGGGAGACCTCGCCGCGGAGCTCGCGATGGAGCCCGCGACGCTCTCACCGCTCGTGAAACGCCTCGAGGCCCAGGGCCGCATCTCGCGCACGCGTCGCGGTGATGACGAGCGCGTGCTCGACATCTCCCTCACGGCCGAGGGCCGGGCACTGCGTGAGCAGGCGCTCGAGGTTCCCGGCCGCATCATGCGGAGCGTCGGTATGGATGCCGCCCAGCTCACCGCCGTGCGAGACGGGCTCGCACCCTTCGCCGGCCGCCGCTGA
- the uvrA gene encoding excinuclease ABC subunit UvrA, whose amino-acid sequence MPIVPVALPGNNSGKLSVRGARVHNLKNVDLDIPRDALVVFTGLSGSGKSSLAFDTIFAEGQRRYVESLSSYARQFLGQVDRPDVDFIEGLSPAVSIDQKSTNRNPRSTVGTITEIHDYMRLLWARIGIAHCPECGAEIQRQTVQQIADQLMELPERTRYQIVAPVVSQKKGEFVDLFQELSAKGYARAVVDGELIQLAEPPKLKKSYKHDIAVVVDRLVASPDILGRVTDSVETALGLAGGIMQVNFVDGEGDDAWQSFSEKLACPNGHPVQLTEIEPRTFSFNAPFGACPACSGLGTRMSVDVDLMLGDEDLSISEGVIIPWTTQGKGLFQYYERLLEGLARDLAFSLDTPWRQLPVDIREAVLRGEDYKVTVKWKNRYGREVRYASGFEGVVPYIERQYLQAESDTQRQRWSEYLREVPCPVCEGARLKPEVLAVTVHGKSIADASWLSLADAQRFFAELELTPREAQIAAQVLREIRARLDFLLQVGLTYLSLSRSAGSLSGGEAQRIRLATQIGSGLTGVLYVLDEPSIGLHQRDNRRLIETLITLRDLGNTLIVVEHDEETVHAADWIVDIGPRAGVDGGNVVHSGPLAQLLEEKESLTGDYLSGRREIAVPKKRRKIDKQRQVTVVGARANNLQNVTASFPLGVLTAVTGVSGSGKSTLVNGILYEVLATKLNGARRVAGKHTRVTGLDNLDKVVHVDQAPIGRTPRSNPATYTGVFDRIRNLFAETPEAKARGYLTGRFSFNVKGGRCEACSGDGTIKIEMNFLPDVYVDCEVCHGKRYNRDTLAVHYKGKNIAEVLEMPIAEAAEFFEPIQAIHRYLKTLVDVGLGYVRLGQSATTLSGGEAQRVKLATELQRRTNGRSIYVLDEPTTGLHFEDVRKLLEVLNSLVDKGNTVIVIEHNLDVIKSSDWIIDLGPEGGSGGGTIVATGTPEQVAKVEASHTGQFLAEVLGISAVEARKAG is encoded by the coding sequence GTGCCCATCGTCCCCGTCGCCCTGCCCGGAAACAACAGCGGAAAGCTCAGCGTCCGCGGTGCCCGCGTCCATAACCTCAAGAACGTCGATCTCGACATCCCGCGTGATGCGCTGGTCGTCTTCACCGGCCTGTCCGGCTCGGGAAAGTCCAGTCTCGCGTTCGACACGATCTTCGCGGAGGGTCAGCGTCGCTACGTCGAATCGCTGAGCTCCTACGCGCGCCAGTTCCTCGGTCAGGTCGACCGTCCCGACGTCGACTTCATCGAGGGCCTCAGCCCCGCGGTGTCGATCGACCAGAAGTCGACCAACCGCAACCCCCGCTCGACCGTCGGCACGATCACCGAGATCCACGACTACATGCGTCTGCTGTGGGCCCGCATCGGCATCGCGCACTGCCCCGAGTGCGGGGCCGAGATCCAGCGGCAGACCGTGCAGCAGATCGCCGACCAGCTGATGGAGCTGCCCGAGCGCACGCGCTACCAGATCGTCGCTCCGGTCGTCTCGCAGAAGAAGGGCGAGTTCGTCGACCTCTTCCAGGAGCTCAGCGCGAAGGGCTACGCCCGCGCCGTCGTCGACGGCGAGCTCATCCAGCTCGCCGAGCCGCCGAAGCTCAAGAAGAGCTATAAGCACGACATCGCCGTGGTGGTCGACCGGCTGGTCGCCAGCCCCGACATCCTCGGTCGCGTCACCGACTCGGTCGAGACCGCTTTGGGACTGGCCGGCGGCATCATGCAGGTCAACTTCGTCGACGGCGAGGGCGACGACGCATGGCAGTCGTTCTCAGAGAAGCTCGCGTGCCCGAACGGTCACCCGGTGCAGCTCACCGAGATCGAGCCGCGCACCTTCTCGTTCAACGCGCCGTTCGGCGCGTGCCCGGCATGCTCGGGTCTGGGCACCCGCATGTCGGTCGACGTCGACCTCATGCTCGGCGACGAAGACCTCTCGATCAGCGAGGGCGTCATCATCCCGTGGACGACGCAGGGCAAGGGTCTCTTCCAGTACTACGAGCGCCTGCTCGAGGGTCTCGCCCGCGATCTGGCGTTCTCGCTCGACACCCCGTGGCGACAGCTCCCCGTCGACATCCGCGAGGCGGTGCTGCGCGGCGAGGACTACAAGGTCACCGTCAAGTGGAAGAACCGCTACGGGCGCGAGGTGCGGTACGCCTCGGGGTTCGAGGGGGTCGTGCCCTACATCGAGCGTCAATACCTGCAGGCCGAGTCCGACACGCAGCGTCAGCGCTGGTCGGAGTACCTCCGCGAAGTGCCGTGCCCCGTCTGCGAGGGCGCACGCCTCAAGCCCGAGGTGCTCGCCGTCACGGTGCACGGCAAGTCGATCGCGGATGCGTCGTGGTTGAGCCTCGCCGACGCGCAGCGATTCTTCGCCGAGCTCGAACTGACTCCGCGCGAGGCGCAGATCGCCGCCCAGGTGCTCCGCGAGATCCGCGCGCGACTCGACTTCCTCCTGCAGGTCGGTCTGACCTACCTGAGCCTCAGCCGATCGGCGGGTTCGCTGTCTGGCGGTGAGGCGCAGCGCATCCGGCTCGCGACCCAGATCGGTTCCGGACTGACGGGGGTGCTCTACGTTCTCGACGAGCCGTCGATCGGCCTGCACCAGCGCGACAACCGGCGCCTCATCGAGACGCTGATCACGCTGCGCGACCTCGGCAACACCCTGATCGTCGTCGAGCACGACGAGGAGACCGTCCATGCGGCCGACTGGATCGTCGACATCGGCCCGCGGGCGGGCGTCGACGGCGGCAACGTCGTGCACTCCGGCCCGCTCGCGCAGCTGCTGGAGGAGAAGGAGTCGCTGACGGGCGACTACCTCTCCGGCCGCCGCGAGATCGCCGTGCCGAAGAAACGGCGCAAGATCGACAAGCAGCGCCAGGTCACCGTGGTCGGCGCGCGGGCGAACAACCTGCAGAACGTCACCGCGAGCTTCCCGCTGGGCGTGCTCACCGCCGTCACCGGGGTGAGCGGATCGGGCAAGTCGACCCTCGTCAACGGCATCCTCTACGAGGTCCTCGCCACCAAGCTCAACGGCGCACGACGCGTGGCCGGCAAGCACACGCGGGTGACCGGACTCGACAACCTCGACAAGGTCGTGCACGTCGACCAGGCGCCCATCGGCCGCACGCCGCGCTCGAACCCCGCGACCTACACGGGGGTGTTCGACCGCATCCGCAACCTCTTCGCCGAGACCCCCGAGGCCAAGGCGCGCGGTTACCTGACGGGTCGCTTCTCGTTCAACGTCAAGGGCGGCCGCTGCGAGGCCTGCTCCGGCGACGGCACGATCAAGATCGAGATGAACTTCCTGCCCGACGTCTACGTCGACTGCGAGGTGTGCCACGGCAAGAGGTACAACCGCGACACGCTCGCCGTGCACTACAAGGGCAAGAACATCGCCGAGGTGCTCGAGATGCCGATCGCCGAGGCGGCGGAGTTCTTCGAGCCGATCCAGGCGATCCACCGCTACCTGAAAACTCTGGTCGACGTCGGCCTCGGCTACGTGCGTCTCGGACAGTCGGCGACCACGCTCTCGGGCGGTGAGGCGCAGCGCGTGAAGCTCGCGACCGAGCTCCAGCGCCGCACCAACGGGCGGTCGATCTACGTGCTCGACGAGCCGACGACCGGTCTGCACTTCGAAGACGTGCGCAAGCTCCTCGAGGTGCTCAACAGCCTCGTCGACAAGGGCAACACCGTCATCGTCATCGAGCACAACCTCGACGTGATCAAGTCGTCCGACTGGATCATCGACCTCGGTCCCGAAGGCGGCTCCGGCGGCGGCACGATCGTCGCCACAGGAACCCCCGAGCAGGTCGCGAAGGTGGAGGCCAGCCACACCGGCCAGTTCCTCGCGGAGGTGCTCGGCATCTCCGCGGTCGAGGCGCGTAAGGCGGGCTGA
- the uvrC gene encoding excinuclease ABC subunit UvrC → MAASRERMSQLPYRPNPGEIPTNPGVYRFRDAAGRVLYVGKAKNLRARLSNYFAPLRSLHERTRRMVTTAASVEWTVVASDVDSLQLEYMWIKEFDPPFNVRYRDDKSYPFMAITLADEAPRVIVTRNRRIPGAKYFGPYPKVWAVHETIDLMIKVFPIRTCSDSSYKKAMQSGRPCFPGQIGRCGGPCSHKVTIEEHRAIVDDFVAFMAGGDERFARDLNARMREAAAAMDYESAAVYRDRLQAIEAVLKKSELVLTDDVDVDLFGIAEDELAATVQHFVIRGGRIRGVRASTIEKEIDISGADLVDQVLQRTYGDAAPVDIPRTVLVPSLPEDAADIEAWLRERRGKQVSIQVAQRGQKADLMRTATLNAQQALMIFKTRRTSDYVARTQALTDLQQALDLTEAPLRIECYDVSHLSGTNVVASMVVFEDGLPRKDQYRTFGVPETTDDTDSLYQVLTRRLAYLDRPEEIEPPAPEPTADGEVVTEPPKRKRFAYPPQLLVVDGGQPQVAAAARALKDAGHSEIALCGIAKRLEEVWLPGEDYPVILPRTSEALYLLQRLRDEAHRFAITHQRKRRKRDISSVLSEIPGLGDARIKALLRHFGSVTALRAATPEEIAGLPGIGPKLADSIHSHLAR, encoded by the coding sequence ATGGCGGCATCGCGAGAGCGGATGTCGCAGCTGCCCTACCGGCCGAACCCCGGCGAGATCCCCACCAACCCCGGCGTCTACCGCTTCCGCGACGCCGCCGGTCGGGTGCTCTACGTGGGCAAGGCCAAGAACCTGCGCGCCCGGCTGTCGAACTACTTCGCCCCGCTGCGCTCGCTGCACGAGCGCACGCGACGCATGGTCACGACCGCAGCATCCGTCGAATGGACGGTCGTCGCCAGCGACGTCGACTCGCTGCAGCTCGAGTACATGTGGATCAAGGAGTTCGATCCGCCGTTCAACGTGCGCTACCGCGACGACAAGTCGTATCCGTTCATGGCCATCACGCTCGCCGACGAGGCGCCCCGCGTCATCGTCACCCGCAACCGCCGCATCCCCGGCGCGAAGTACTTCGGCCCGTACCCGAAGGTCTGGGCGGTGCACGAGACCATCGACCTGATGATCAAGGTCTTCCCGATCCGCACGTGCAGCGACTCGTCGTACAAGAAGGCGATGCAGAGCGGCCGTCCCTGCTTCCCCGGTCAGATCGGCCGTTGCGGCGGTCCGTGCTCGCACAAGGTGACCATCGAGGAGCACCGGGCGATCGTCGACGACTTCGTCGCCTTCATGGCCGGGGGAGACGAGCGGTTCGCCCGAGACCTGAACGCCCGGATGCGCGAGGCTGCCGCCGCGATGGACTACGAGTCGGCGGCGGTCTACCGCGACCGGCTGCAGGCGATCGAGGCGGTGCTGAAGAAGAGCGAGCTCGTCCTCACCGACGACGTCGACGTCGACCTGTTCGGCATCGCCGAAGACGAGCTCGCGGCCACCGTGCAGCACTTCGTGATCCGCGGCGGCCGCATCCGAGGGGTGCGCGCCTCGACGATCGAGAAGGAGATCGACATCTCGGGCGCCGACCTCGTCGACCAGGTGCTCCAGCGCACGTACGGCGACGCGGCGCCGGTCGACATCCCGCGCACGGTGCTCGTGCCGTCGCTGCCCGAAGACGCCGCCGACATCGAGGCGTGGCTGCGGGAGCGACGCGGAAAGCAGGTGAGCATCCAGGTCGCTCAGCGGGGCCAGAAGGCCGACCTCATGCGCACCGCGACGCTGAACGCGCAGCAGGCGCTGATGATCTTCAAGACCCGCCGCACGAGCGATTACGTCGCGCGCACCCAGGCGCTCACCGATCTGCAGCAGGCGCTCGATCTCACCGAGGCGCCGCTGCGCATCGAGTGCTACGACGTGTCGCACCTGTCGGGCACCAACGTCGTCGCGTCGATGGTCGTGTTCGAGGACGGACTCCCGCGCAAAGACCAGTACCGCACGTTCGGCGTGCCCGAGACGACCGACGACACCGACTCCCTCTACCAGGTGCTCACGCGCCGGCTGGCCTACCTCGACAGGCCGGAGGAGATCGAGCCTCCCGCGCCCGAGCCGACAGCCGACGGCGAGGTCGTCACCGAACCGCCGAAGCGCAAGCGGTTCGCCTATCCGCCGCAGCTGCTCGTGGTCGACGGCGGCCAGCCGCAGGTCGCCGCCGCCGCGCGTGCGCTCAAGGACGCCGGCCACTCCGAGATCGCCCTGTGCGGCATCGCGAAGCGCCTCGAGGAGGTCTGGCTGCCGGGGGAGGACTACCCGGTGATCCTGCCGCGCACCAGCGAAGCCCTGTACCTGCTGCAGCGTCTGCGCGATGAGGCGCACCGCTTCGCCATCACGCACCAGCGCAAGCGGCGCAAGCGCGACATCTCGAGCGTGCTCTCGGAGATCCCCGGCCTCGGCGATGCCCGCATCAAGGCTCTGCTGCGGCATTTCGGGTCGGTGACGGCGCTGCGCGCCGCCACGCCCGAAGAGATCGCCGGGCTGCCGGGGATCGGTCCGAAGCTCGCCGACTCCATCCACAGCCATTTGGCTCGATAG
- the rapZ gene encoding RNase adapter RapZ: MTDQTRRDTGEVLIVTGMSGAGRSTVANALEDLDWYVVDNLPPMMLRPLLELTELAAGAVPRVAVVVDVRGRELFGDLPEVMRSLRAGRQVRVVFLDAADDVLVRRFESVRRPHPLQRDGTILDGIRRERERLAPVREAADVLIDTSSNNIHQLTTRVVELFGEQAAARHTVNLMSFGFKYGLPTDVDMVADMRFLPNPYWNDELRGLTGEDERVRDYVLGQPGAPEFLDAYAAALAPVLEGYQHENKRQSVVAIGCTGGKHRSVAMARELAERLRTVPGVAVRVTHRDLGRE; encoded by the coding sequence ATGACCGACCAGACGCGCCGCGACACCGGCGAGGTGCTGATCGTCACGGGCATGTCGGGGGCCGGCCGTTCGACGGTGGCCAACGCGCTCGAAGACCTCGACTGGTACGTCGTCGACAACCTGCCGCCCATGATGCTGCGTCCGCTCCTGGAGCTCACCGAGCTCGCCGCGGGGGCCGTCCCGCGCGTGGCGGTCGTGGTCGACGTGCGCGGGCGGGAGCTCTTCGGCGACCTCCCCGAGGTCATGCGCAGCCTCCGGGCCGGGCGCCAGGTGCGCGTGGTGTTCCTGGATGCCGCCGACGACGTGCTCGTGCGGAGGTTCGAGTCGGTCAGGCGCCCCCACCCGCTCCAGCGCGACGGCACGATCCTCGACGGGATCCGGCGCGAACGGGAGCGACTGGCGCCCGTGCGAGAGGCCGCCGACGTCCTCATCGACACCTCGTCGAACAACATCCACCAGCTCACGACCCGGGTGGTGGAGCTCTTCGGAGAGCAGGCCGCGGCCCGTCACACGGTGAATCTCATGAGCTTCGGGTTCAAGTACGGGCTGCCGACCGACGTCGACATGGTCGCCGACATGCGGTTCCTGCCCAATCCCTACTGGAACGACGAGTTGCGCGGCCTGACGGGGGAGGACGAGCGGGTGCGCGACTACGTGCTCGGCCAGCCCGGTGCTCCCGAGTTCCTCGACGCGTACGCGGCCGCTCTCGCCCCCGTGCTCGAGGGCTACCAGCACGAGAACAAGCGTCAGTCGGTCGTCGCGATCGGGTGCACGGGCGGCAAGCATCGCTCGGTCGCCATGGCGCGGGAACTCGCCGAACGCCTCCGCACCGTGCCGGGTGTGGCCGTCCGCGTCACGCATCGCGACCTCGGCCGCGAGTAG